TCAGCAAGTTATTTATTCACTCTATTTGCTATTTGTAGATCCATACCAAGAAAAGGAACCGGTTACAACACCGACTCTTGAATGACAATGTTTTTGTTTCATACAACCGGAAGAACTTGGATAGGTTTCAAAAGAGGCGTGAGAAGATGGGTGGCAATAGCTATGACCCTCTAGTCATTGAGGATTTTGATTGGGGCAATGAGTGGGTTGACCCAACAATACCTCCACCCCAAGGTGCTCGAGGGTGTCCCGATGACATTTCATGGGAGCTTGTTGATGAGGCTGTTGGTGCAAGTTCGTCGCTGCAAGGTCGCAACTTTCCTAGAGCTAGCACCATGGCAAGGGGGGCCTCAAATGTTAATGTCCAGTACCAAAGGCAGCGCAAAAGGGCTGCTCCGTCACCAACATTTCTTCATGAAGATGACGAAGAGGATGACCAAGAACAACAACCAAGTATCCCCAATGGAGAGGATGATGATTCAGACTTTCTTCAAGATGATGTTGATGTGAccgatgatgatgaagatccaACTAGTGCTGACCAAGATGGCGAAGACAACACAAATACTACCATCGATGAGTTCGATGATGGCTATTGAGAATTGAGTGTGGCCAGCCTTGCTTATGATCATGTGTTTGCCTGTTTGGAACCTAAATTTATGTTGTGAACTTGTGAACCTAAATTATTGTGTTGTGGACTTAGTTTATGTAATATGTAATGCACTCATGTTTGTCACCTTGTTTTGCACTTGCTCTGTCATCTACTCTGTTTTTTTACCAATGGTGATCTATTAATTAAGTTTAGTTTTAACCATATATGATATATGTTCATCTTTATGCAGATTTCTATTGTGGAAGGCAGAAATGGGAAACAAGATGGGAGGAATGGATGCTATGTGGGCTCAACAACCAGGAAATTCAAGGTATGAATCAGTTACATGTCCACTCATGGCTGCCATATTAGTACCCCTAGCGCCTAATAATAAGTGTCTAAGGCGTCGCCTCGCCTCACGCTTTGAGCGCCTAGGCGTTGAGGCGCCCCCCCAGCGCCTTAAAGCGCCTGGACGCCTTGAAAACATAGGCGTAATTAAACAACACAGTTATAACTAACACTAACTTGGAAGCGTGACTACTTCTAACAAGCTCTTAACATTAATACTGGGTTGTACATACTGGGCTACGAAACTGACTGCAAGAGTTTCAGTGCTATTCCGAACAAACTCTTAAGTAGTGCTACAATGGCACCacgccaccacccaagttgcgatAGTCCCTGCTCTGTGTTGCGAGGGTAAATTTTTATCAGGGGCTCATAGAGCAGCAACCTGTAGTGGCATGAGATGATCACTGGCTGTCTGAGTAGAACATCCTTGGGTACACCCAGAGGGGCTGCAGCTTGCATAACCAGTTTCTTTTGTGCTCTAACTTTACATCTCCCTCGATACCCAATCCATGTAAAACAAAAGAGTGATGGCCTGCGAAGTACAACGACTTGCTCCTCCCTCCCCATCTTTCTAGGCTCATGCAAGAAAATGGCCGGCTCCTCACAGCACATCCAACAAAGAGTGCCCAATCATTTAGCTGCTTTACTTCAACCCATTTTGCAGGGTTGGTTGACAGGTCAAGTTGGTAGGGTATATATTTTACTTTTGGAAAGGATGGATGCTTCGTGATCATGAGAAGCATGTCACCACAGACCACTAGCCATGAATCCACAAATGTGATTGGCAAATCCACACATGTCATCTTTTGCAGACCGAGCTCGGGGGACAGCTGCAAAGTGTAGATCTTACAACAATCATCCATGGCGATGAACTGACCTTTCAATTCCACAATCTGTACTATACATGTATTATGAAGCTGCAGTTCAGACCAAGATTCACTTCCAACTGGCCAATCAAACAGGGTGTTTACGGTGCTGACAAGGAGGTGTGAATTGGGTGATGCAAGTGGAGCTGTAAGAGTGCCGCTGCAGTTGAGCCCCCTGAAATCGCGATTGAATGGGAGAGGTGGAGCTGAAACCTCAGCACCATTGAACACATCAACAAGAAGACAATATTCACCATGGCGGAAAATTAGTTGACCATAGGAATTGCCAACGAAATCCATCTCATGGTAAATGTCTCGAGGAATCTGGCAGCGAAGGGCGACATTCTTATTGGTCGGATCAATGACCTTAAATGTGTGTAGCTCATGAAGACCATTGCTAGAAGGGAGATCAGGAGCTTGAACACAGGCATTGAATTGGAT
The sequence above is drawn from the Triticum aestivum cultivar Chinese Spring chromosome 7A, IWGSC CS RefSeq v2.1, whole genome shotgun sequence genome and encodes:
- the LOC123152809 gene encoding uncharacterized protein, whose product is RFWRRGRENRSKELAPKASSFRDRPPPPPPPCRRGRRRRLQPANASPSPSISTARPHRPSARPAISPLHPRPNPREFLIVQSPSKLCVTSGSAQPAVSGLHGWADLPDGLLESIIALSGSFRDLLAFAATCHSWPAAFSSYPSKSSFCTKFLPLLIQFNACVQAPDLPSSNGLHELHTFKVIDPTNKNVALRCQIPRDIYHEMDFVGNSYGQLIFRHGEYCLLVDVFNGAEVSAPPLPFNRDFRGLNCSGTLTAPLASPNSHLLVSTVNTLFDWPVGSESWSELQLHNTCIVQIVELKGQFIAMDDCCKIYTLQLSPELGLQKMTCVDLPITFVDSWLVVCGDMLLMITKHPSFPKVKYIPYQLDLSTNPAKWVEVKQLNDWALFVGCAVRSRPFSCMSLERWGGRSKSLYFAGHHSFVLHGLGIEGDVKLEHKRNWLCKLQPLWVYPRMFYSDSQ